GTGCACCGAGAGCTCTCCTCCGAACTGCAGGAGCGCATCCGGACCGAAACGCTTCCGGCCGAGACCCACCTGGTGGCGCGTTCGGGTCGCTACGTGCCGTCCAGCGACGAAGCCGTCGCCGAGCTACAGAGCCTCGTCGACGATCTCCAGCCCGACGTGGTGTGGTGCGGATGCACCGACACCGTACTTCTCGGCGCGGCGGTGGACCGGCACCGTGCCGAACTCTGGTGTCGACCGCATAACTTCGAACTCGGTCAGCACTTCGAGAAGGCGCGGTCGGGGTTCCGGTGGACGGCGTGGAACCGTTGGACCGCTCTCCCGACGTGGCTCCCGAGCCGAACGGGCCGCCGAATTCACGCGGCCGAGCAGGCCATGTTCCGCTGCGCAGGCCGAATGTTCTTCATCTCGCGGCGCGACATGGACATCATGTCGCGGCTCTACGGCACCCGTGACGGAATGTTCTGGCTCCCGCCCAGTCTCCATCCGGCCCGCATCCCGGTGAAACCGACGAAGCAGACCCTCGATGTCGTGTACGTGGCGAACAACTACACCAGCCCCACACAGCTCGAAGGCGCTCGCCGTCTTCTCGATGACATTGTTCCGAGCGTCGAGAAATCCGCGCCTGGGCGGTTCCGCTTCCACCTCGTCGGAAGCGGCAGCGAGAAGATCGGAGAAGAGGTAGCTACCGAGAGCGTGGTCGCGCACGGCTTCGTCGACGACCTCGAGGCCCTTCTGCAGGAGATGGACATGAGCTGCATCCCCGTCGACATCGGCTGGGGCCTGAAGATCAAGATGGTCGAGGCACTCGCCTCGGGACTCCCCGTGCTCGGAGACCCCGTCGTCTTTCAAGGACTACCGGACGTCACCGGGGCCTACGCCCCGTGCACCAGCGCCGACGACTATGCCCGCGCGCTCCTCGCTCTGAGTGAGCCCGACGAGCGCCGTCGGATGGCGGACGCGGGCGCGGCAGCGTACGGCGGATGGCAGCGCGAAAGCGAAGGTCAGCTCCGGAGCGAGTTGGCCCGTGCGCGCAAGCACGCATCGTAGGGTCACAGCGTGGCACAGAACCCACTCACCAAGGTCGCGGAAGCCATGCGAGCCCGACGGCATAGACGCCGCGTTCAAGCGATCTTCCTTCACATTCCGAAGACCGCCGGCCAGAGCGTTCGCCGCGTCCTCTCCGATCATCGCTTCGTCCTGAGCGACACGAAACAGCAGTGGCTCGGATGGGAGGGCGACTACACGCACGAGCGGTGGGCCACGACGGGATACGCACGAGTGCTTCGTGAGGAACTCGGCGACGTCGTGTGGGATCGATCCTTCAAGTTCTCCTTCGTCCGAAACCCATGGGACCGAGCCGTGTCGGCGTGGCGGTATCTAGACCGCCCCAGAGATCTGGCCCACGGACTGAGCTTTCCCGAATTTCTCTCGCAGATCCGAACGATTACGCCCCGATACGCCCCCGAGGACCGAGCGAGAAACAAGTTCTCCTGGCACGTCGAGCCGCAAGCATCACAGCTGCTGGACGCGAACGGCAAGATCCTCGTCGACTTCGTCGGCCGAACCGAGACCCTTCAGGCGGACTTCGACGAAGTGTGCACCCGGCTCGAGATCCCGAAGGCCGAGCTCCCCCGCGTCAACACGACCGAGCGCAGCGCCTACCAAGACTACTACGACGACGACTCCCGGCAGGCCGTCGCGGAGTTCTACGCACGAGACATCGAAACCTTCGGCTACTCCTTCGATTGAGTCCTACCGGAGATCCGGGTCGCAAAGGCGGATCAAGGTTCTGCTGGTCAGCACAAGACAGAGGATGAACGCGAACTCCGCAACGCTGGAACTCGCGGAGACCGCCGGCGGCGGCACCTCGGGCACGATCGCCACGTGTTCGAAGAAGAACGCGACGAAGCGATCGAACCTGGTCTCTCTCGGAGCGACGATCTCCGTAAAGATGTCGAACCCGTGCCTCGCTCCCGGAACGATGTGACCTCGTGCGGCAGACCCACGAGGGCGGCGCGCGCATAGGGTGACAAGGCCGCGCTGACCGGCACGGCTTTGTCTTCTTCGCCGTGCGCGATCAGCAGAGGCACCCGGCTCCATGACGAAATTCGGATTGGGTCCGAGCGTCCCCCACATGTCGAACACCGCGCCGAAACTCCCGGCGGGGCAATGCCGATCTTGTCGAGAGCGTACGCCATCAAGAGTGGGGTTCCCGCGCCGGCGGAACTGCCCCCGACCGCGACGTCGGCACACCGGTGCCCGTCGGCTGGAAAAGCCCAAGCCGGAGATCGACGTCGCCCAGCGGATTCGGAACGGGCTTCGAAGCGAAGACGACGGCACTGGTTCTCTCGAAGCCGAAGTGCTCATCGAAAAACAGGATGGCCGAGGCTTCGTGGTGGACCAGCAGGACGAGAAAAAGAGCGGCGAGGGCCGCGCATCGCGACGTCCTGGTGCATTGTTACTCTACTCCAATCTTTAGTTTTACCAATCTTTTATAGAACACATCTCATGCGGTATTCTCGTTGATCCCCACGGGCCGGAGCCACTAAGAGTGTTCCATGTCCTCTCTCGGAGACCCGCTCGACCCTCGCCGCAACGACGGTGCGAAGCCTCTTCCCGATGGATGAGAAGACCGCCCGGGCCTACGAGTCCGGCGCCGCCCGCTGGATCGACGACCGCGAGGCAACGCCCCGCGCCCTTCGGCGGCTTCGGCACCTGACCAAGACCCTCGGCCCTGGTGCACACATCGCCGATCTCGGCTGCGGACCGGGATGGTACGCCCACGAACTCTCCCGACGCGGCGCCTGTGCGGTGGCGTTCGACGCGAGCGCCGGGATGCTCGCCGGCTTCCGAAAGCGTTCCCCCGGTGGACACGCGGTCCAGGGCGATCTCGCCGCCCTGCCCTTCGCGCGCGGTTCTCTGGACGCGGCGGTCGCCTTCAAAGCGTACCAGCACCTTCCCTTCGCATCTTTCCCGAGTGCGCTTGCACACGCCCATCACGCGCTGCGCGTGGGAGCGCCGCTCGAGCTGACGATCTGCGACATCCGAGCGACCCCGCCGAATGCGGACGAAGCGGAACACGGCGTACGCGAGCATCGCTGGGAGGAGAACGACTTTCCCGGGCGACTCTTCTCTTTTTACGACCGCGAGCGGCTCCGACGGATTCTCGAAGGCGCCGGCTTCACCGACGTTCGGATCGACCCCGGCCGCAAGAGAGTCTTCTGGTTGTGGGTGCGTGCCACGCGGGCGGACACCCTGCCCGACTACGTACGCCCCGACCTCGATCTCCTCTTCTGTGGCCTCAACCCATCCCTACTTTCGGCGCAGACCGGCGTCCCCTACGGGCGCCCCGGGAATCGGTTCTGGCCGGCGGTCGTGCGCGCGGGGCTGTGTTCACGCGAGCGCGACCCGTGGCATGCCCTCGAGCGCGGTATCGGATTCACCGATCTCGTGAAGCGGCCGACGCGCGGCGCGGCAGAACTCACGAAGGACGAGTACGCAACCGGGACCCTGCGACTCGAGGATTGCGTCCGGGTTTTCCGCCCGCGCGCGATCTGCTTCGTCGGCCTCGACGGTTGGCGAAAAACGGTAGATCGCAAAGCAGTGCCGGGATGGGTTCCCGACGGCTTCGCCGGACGTCCCGCCTACCTCATGCCCTCGACCTCCGGCTTGAACGCGCACTGCGATCTCCCCGGGTTCGTGCGCCATCTTCGAGCCGCGTCGACCGCACCGGGCTGAGCCCGCCGACGCCTCAGCCCCGCCGCGACGAAGCGCGATGAGGGCCTTCTTAGCGAGCTGAGGAAGCTCGCCCGTGATCTCGCGCCAGGCCGACGAGGCCGATGAGAATTCGTTTCCAGGTCACGAGACGGCAATCTTCGCGAGTCGGACACCCAGCCGTCAAGCCCGGCCAACTCGACACGGAGCGAGCCAACCTCTTCAACGAGCCGCATGAAGGCGACCATCTTCGGCGCGACGGGATCTCTGGGGAGTGAGTGCGTCCAGCAGTCTCTGGAGGCGGGGCACGAGGTGACCGTTCTTGCGCGATCTCCTTCGAAGCTGCCCCAAGACGTCACTACCCGGGTTCGCGTCGTGCAGGGGGACGCGCTTCGGGAAGAGGATGTGTGGCGGGCTCTCGAAGGTGGATGCGAAGCCGTCCTCTTCGCGATCGGTGTCGACAAGAACTCCCCGGAAGATCTCTGTACGAACGTCACCGAGCACGTGCTCAACGGGATGCGTCATTACGACGTGGGTCGTTTCATCTGGTGCGGCGGCGGCAGCACGATCGTAGCCGACGATCAGGTCACGTTCGGCGCACGGTTCGTCGAGGGCTTCAGTCGGCTCTTCCTCGGACTGCGACACCGCGACAAGGCACACCAGCTGGCACTCCTCGACGAGAATACCGACGTGCAGTGGCTGGGCGTACGTCCGCTCCAGATGCGCAGCGGGCCACGTCGGGAGGTGTACCGCCTCGGGTTCGATGCCTTCAGCGGGTTCTCGAACATCAGCTTCGCGGACTGTGCCCACGCAATGGTGGGTATGCTCGGCGACGACACCTGGAGCCACAAGGCGCCGATCGCCCAGTACGGAAAACCGGTGCTCGACGCTTCATGCATGCCCGGCACCAATGTCTTGAGCTTCGCGCCTCCGCTAGGGTTCCCGCTCTTCTCCCATGAGCCTGAGATCCGCGACAGAGGCAGGACCCAGCCTTGCGGAGCGCCTGTTTCAGCATTCGAATGAGTGGGGCAAGGTCTGGTTCGGCGTCCTCTTTTAGGGGAGTGTCCCCGCCGAAAGGGCGGTCGCCTGCTGCCTGGTCGGGAACCTGGGCCTCGCGAATCTGTGCTTTCCGTTCATCTTCGCCCGCGCCACGCACATGAAGCACCACGCCTACAAGAATGATCCGGAGCGAGATCCGGATCATCACTTCGCCGCGAACCACTGGTGACAGGCCGCGCTCGCCCGGTTCTGGCGGACGAGATACGTGCCACGATACGTCGTGCAATCGATGACGCATCACGCGGTCCATCACCTCTACCCGCGAATCCCGCACTGGAGTCAGCCCCCGGGCCATCCAGGGGCTGGAACCCTTCATCGTGGCTCAAGAAATGGAGGGCGCCGACATTCTCCCGACGAAGGGCTAGCTCCCTCGAGAACCCACGCTCCGGATGGAATGCACCTGATGATGCGAGGCCCACGACGCGAGCTCGTCGCGGGCGCAGAAGTGCAACTCGCCCTGGTCTTCGCCTCGGGAGCGAAGCAGGCGTTCCGCGCGCCGGTATCGAACCGCTGAGCGACAAGGAACACGCGCCCTTGGGAGAACGGCGATACGTGCGCAGCCCGGAGGGAGCCGCCGGTCCCTCTTCACGTAGGATTCGTGAGCCGCTCCGGATCAGGGGTCGGTGTTCTCCCTGCTCGGCCGCTATAGTCGCAGGATGGACCTCACCAACCGTGTCGCAGTCATCACCGGAGCAAGTCGTGGCCTCGGAGCCGGCATCGCCAAGGTCGCTTCCGAGCGCGGGATGTCCCTCGTGTTGTGCAGTCGGTCCACCCCCGCCCTACCTCCAGGGTCGCGCACTCGAACGCTTGAGATCGACGTGTCCGATCCCGATGCGGTCGACCGCGTGGCTCGGGAGGCGACCGAGCACTTCGGCCACGTCGATCTCTGGGTGAACAACGCAGGCCTCCTGGAACCGATGGGGCCCTTGCGCGACGCGCCCCCGCAAGACCTGAAGGATCACTTCGATGTGAACGTCCTGGGGGCCACCCTCGGATGCCGCGCCTTCGTTCGGATCCTTCACGAGACGAATCGCCGCGGGGTGCTTCTGAACATCTCGTCG
The nucleotide sequence above comes from Candidatus Binatia bacterium. Encoded proteins:
- a CDS encoding uracil-DNA glycosylase family protein, which encodes MDEKTARAYESGAARWIDDREATPRALRRLRHLTKTLGPGAHIADLGCGPGWYAHELSRRGACAVAFDASAGMLAGFRKRSPGGHAVQGDLAALPFARGSLDAAVAFKAYQHLPFASFPSALAHAHHALRVGAPLELTICDIRATPPNADEAEHGVREHRWEENDFPGRLFSFYDRERLRRILEGAGFTDVRIDPGRKRVFWLWVRATRADTLPDYVRPDLDLLFCGLNPSLLSAQTGVPYGRPGNRFWPAVVRAGLCSRERDPWHALERGIGFTDLVKRPTRGAAELTKDEYATGTLRLEDCVRVFRPRAICFVGLDGWRKTVDRKAVPGWVPDGFAGRPAYLMPSTSGLNAHCDLPGFVRHLRAASTAPG
- a CDS encoding SDR family NAD(P)-dependent oxidoreductase, coding for MDLTNRVAVITGASRGLGAGIAKVASERGMSLVLCSRSTPALPPGSRTRTLEIDVSDPDAVDRVAREATEHFGHVDLWVNNAGLLEPMGPLRDAPPQDLKDHFDVNVLGATLGCRAFVRILHETNRRGVLLNISSGAARKPYAGWSAYCAGKAAIDRLSETIALEEGDRLKVHAVAPGLIDSDMQAQIRKVADEEFPSAARFRKAHADGTLIAPEVAGAALLDLAFNPAAARDEVCVDLRD
- a CDS encoding glycosyltransferase family 4 protein — translated: MRDLQRRGSPSSSPAPAGTILVVSPVLPWPALAGKHIDIAGHVAFFQSEGWRVVVVVHRELSSELQERIRTETLPAETHLVARSGRYVPSSDEAVAELQSLVDDLQPDVVWCGCTDTVLLGAAVDRHRAELWCRPHNFELGQHFEKARSGFRWTAWNRWTALPTWLPSRTGRRIHAAEQAMFRCAGRMFFISRRDMDIMSRLYGTRDGMFWLPPSLHPARIPVKPTKQTLDVVYVANNYTSPTQLEGARRLLDDIVPSVEKSAPGRFRFHLVGSGSEKIGEEVATESVVAHGFVDDLEALLQEMDMSCIPVDIGWGLKIKMVEALASGLPVLGDPVVFQGLPDVTGAYAPCTSADDYARALLALSEPDERRRMADAGAAAYGGWQRESEGQLRSELARARKHAS
- a CDS encoding NAD(P)H-binding protein; this translates as MKATIFGATGSLGSECVQQSLEAGHEVTVLARSPSKLPQDVTTRVRVVQGDALREEDVWRALEGGCEAVLFAIGVDKNSPEDLCTNVTEHVLNGMRHYDVGRFIWCGGGSTIVADDQVTFGARFVEGFSRLFLGLRHRDKAHQLALLDENTDVQWLGVRPLQMRSGPRREVYRLGFDAFSGFSNISFADCAHAMVGMLGDDTWSHKAPIAQYGKPVLDASCMPGTNVLSFAPPLGFPLFSHEPEIRDRGRTQPCGAPVSAFE
- a CDS encoding sulfotransferase family protein, producing the protein MAQNPLTKVAEAMRARRHRRRVQAIFLHIPKTAGQSVRRVLSDHRFVLSDTKQQWLGWEGDYTHERWATTGYARVLREELGDVVWDRSFKFSFVRNPWDRAVSAWRYLDRPRDLAHGLSFPEFLSQIRTITPRYAPEDRARNKFSWHVEPQASQLLDANGKILVDFVGRTETLQADFDEVCTRLEIPKAELPRVNTTERSAYQDYYDDDSRQAVAEFYARDIETFGYSFD